From the Manis pentadactyla isolate mManPen7 chromosome 7, mManPen7.hap1, whole genome shotgun sequence genome, one window contains:
- the GNG11 gene encoding guanine nucleotide-binding protein G(I)/G(S)/G(O) subunit gamma-11 produces MPALHIEDLSEKEKLKMEVEQLRKEVKLQRQQVSKCSEEIKNYIEERSGEDPLVKGIPEDKNPFKEKGSCIIS; encoded by the exons ATGCCAGCCCTTCACATCGAAGATTTGTCCGAGAAGGAAAAGCTGAAGATGGAAGTCGAGCAACTTCGCAAAGAAGTGAAGTTGCAGAGACAGCAG GTGTCTAAATGTTCTGAAGAAATAAAGAACTACATTGAAGAACGTTCTGGAGAGGATCCTCTGGTGAAAGGAATTCCTGAAGACAAAAATCCCTTTAAAGAGAAAGGCAGCTGTATTATTTCATAA